One window from the genome of Cryptomeria japonica chromosome 6, Sugi_1.0, whole genome shotgun sequence encodes:
- the LOC131067377 gene encoding pentatricopeptide repeat-containing protein At3g24000, mitochondrial: protein MLMATLAAPTFLFSRTQLEGRSSISSNSHILDKRSSKRLHCQLKQCLMNGILSGEIQASHSSYASLLKECAKLSTLSETKALHTQIIKLGLSESNTILANHLVNAYVKCQSVSEARQVFDNIPQRNVVSWTAMISGYAQNGYNVEAIVLFCAMLEAGMKPNTFTLGSVLSATARRGDIEQGRLAHGYIIKTGFQWDACVGNALCTMFVKCGSMVSARQVFDKMPERNVISWTAMCTGYVESGDIGQAFNIFRLMQLSGIKPNQFTFTSVLSVCGCFSVGEPGKQIHACIIKTGFEQTVPVDNAILDMYAKCGKIEDARKMFDGMPKRNLVSWNAIIAGYSQAEDCLKETLKLLEEMQLAGMKPDLFTFASVLSSCATGVSLEQGKQIHLSTIKAGVESDVAVGSALITMYSKCGSIDDANRVFGHMIDRNVVSWTAMIIGYAQHGYAQEALACFQEMEQAGVKPNHITYIGVLSACSHAGLVDDGKNYFNSMTKDHGILPSMDHYACMVDLYGRAGRFNEAMGILKRMPFEPGALVWRTLLGACRIHGEMEAGKYAAEKLLELEPEDAATYVLLSNMYASAGRWSDAVNIRKMMRNNAIVKEPGQSWIEVKNKVHAFVARDGSHPQTEKIYAMLEKLRMQLKGAGYVPDTNFVLHDMEEELKESILWHHSERLAIAFGLISIPSGTPIRIVKNLRVCGDCHTATKFISKIVGREIVVRDANRFHHFKDGLCSCSDYW, encoded by the exons ATGCTGATGGCTACCTTGGCAGCACCCACTTTTCTCTTTTCTAGAACACAATTGGAGGGCAGGAGTAGCATTTCATCCAACTCACATATCCTGGATAAG AGGTCTTCTAAAAGATTGCATTGTCAATTGAAGCAATGTCTGATGAATGGCATTTTGTCAGGAGAAATCCAGGCGAGCCACTCAAGCTACGCTTCTCTTTTGAAAGAATGTGCGAAGCTGAGTACCCTCTCAGAAACCAAAGCACTCCATACTCAAATAATTAAATTGGGATTATCTGAATCAAACACCATCTTGGCAAATCATTTGGTTAATGCATATGTCAAATGCCAGAGTGTTTCAGAAGCACGCCAAGTGTTTGACAACATACCCCAACGAAATGTGGTATCGTGGACCGCTATGATTTCAGGCTATGCACAGAATGGATATAATGTGGAGGCAATTGTGCTTTTCTGTGCAATGTTGGAAGCTGGTATGAAGCCTAATACGTTTACCCTTGGTAGTGTGCTTAGCGCGACTGCAAGACGCGGTGATATTGAACAGGGAAGGCTGGCTCATGGCTACATAATAAAGACTGGGTTTCAGTGGGATGCCTGTGTGGGAAATGCTTTATGCACCATGTTTGTGAAATGCGGGAGTATGGTGTCTGcacgccaagtgtttgacaaaatgcctgaacGAAATGTTATATCTTGGACAGCAATGTGTACAGGGTATGTGGAAAGTGGTGATATTGGGCAAGCGTTCAATATTTTTCGACTAATGCAGCTGTCAGGGATAAAGCCAAACCAATTCACTTTCACTTCTGTCCTTAGCGTATGTGGCTGCTTCTCAGTGGGGGAACCGGGTAAACAGATTCATGCTTGTATTATTAAAACAGGGTTTGAACAGACTGTCCCTGTGGATAATGCGATtcttgacatgtatgcaaaatgtgggaaGATAGAAGATGCACGGAAGATGTTTGATGGAATGCCTAAAAGGAATTTGGTTTCATGGAATGCAATAATTGCAGGGTATTCCCAGGCCGAGGATTGTCTTAAGGAAACTCTCAAACTCTTAGAGGAAATGCAGCTAGCTGGCATGAAACCTGACCTTTTCACGTTTGCCAGTGTTCTCAGTTCATGTGCTACTGGTGTTTCACTGGAACAGGGTAAGCAGATCCATTTGAGCACAATAAAAGCAGGAGTAGAGTCAGATGTTGCTGTGGGGAGTGCTCTTATTACCATGTattcaaaatgtggaagcattgacGATGCAAATAGAGTGTTTGGTCATATGATTGATCGGAACGTTgtttcatggactgcaatgattatAGGATATGCTCAACATGGATATGCTCAAGAGGCTCTTGCTTGTTTTCAGGAAATGGAACAAGCTGGTGTAAAGCCAAATCATATTACCTATATTGGTGTTCTTTCAGCTTGTAGTCATGCAGGTCTCGTGGATGATGGCAAGAATTACTTCAATTCCATGACAAAAGACCATGGCATTTTGCCAAGCATGGACCATTACGCATGCATGGTAGACCTTTACGGCCGCGCAGGTCGCTTCAATGAAGCAATGGGAATTCTTAAGAGGATGCCATTTGAGCCTGGTGCTTTGGTATGGCGCACCTTGCTTGGTGCTTGCAGAATCCATGGTGAGATGGAAGCAGGAAAATATGCAGCAGAAAAGCTTCTTGAGTTAGAACCAGAAGACGCCGCAACATATGTTTTGCTGTCAAATATGTATGCATCGGCTGGCAGATGGAGTGATGCAGTAAATATAAGAAAAATGATGAGAAACAATGCAATAGTAAAGGAACCGGGGCAGAGCTGGATCGAGGTGAAGAACAAAGTGCATGCATTTGTAGCAAGAGATGGATCACACCCACAAACAGAAAAGATTTATGCAATGTTGGAGAAGTTGAGAATGCAATTAAAGGGGGCAGGATATGTACCAGACACAAACTTTGTCTTGCATGATATGGAGGAGGAGCTGAAGGAATCTATTCTGTGGCATCACAGTGAGAGACTTGCCATTGCGTTCGGGCTTATTAGCATCCCCTCTGGTACACCCATCCGTATTGTTAAGAACCTTCGTGTGTGTGGTGATTGCCACACTGCTACGAAGTTCATCTCCAAAATTGTTGGGCGAGAAATAGTTGTGAGGGATGCCAATCGCTTCCATCACTTCAAGGATGGTCTCTGTTCATGTTCAGATTATTGGTGA